The DNA window cacgcagcaggtcaatCGGTAGCTTTCAGGCTGGAGTTACCGGAATCCATGAGGGTACACCCAGTATTCCATAGGTCGTTGCTGTCGCCCTAtaaggaaagcaccaggttcaccGACAGCAACCAGCccacagagggtggggaggaacggGGAGGCACGCAGCAACTCAATGTGGCCACGGAAATTCTGGATtccaggtggggggagagagggctggagtatctcCTGGCGTGGGAAGACACAATGCCGTCCCAAAATGAGTGGGTGCCGGCTAcggagatacaggaggaattcttagtggaagagttccatgcTCTCTTCCCTAAcaagcccaagccctggcacagggacagggaaggggagggggagggacccTCAGGAGGGGAATCCgagagcagctccccatggagatgggaagcgggttttgaggaaccagaagaggaggtatggttttaccaggaggctggagcgTCAGAGTCAGTAGAGGACTGGGgacagattttcacccccaccagctctgacgccacggacttttggGGCTTTCCGTCCTCCCAGGGAGAAGGGGGGCATTccccggattggggggaaattttcacccccaccagctccgaTGCCACGGACTTTATTGGTTTCCAGTCGTCCCCGGCACTCTCTGAGCcctcaggaagggggggaggggagcctggaggggggtggatgtgagggacagaagctacaggcaggtccctcccatcttaagtaccagctcgtctcccagcgctagtgctagtggggagggagatatctccagcggcgactcaggaagtggtgaccgaggctcaggcaaggtagcggagcccatgcctagtgtgggaagggaagtgggaggcaagggaagaaggccgattcccgccgaccccggaattgcgcaggaaacgacgggggcggagattcagtatccctagattactttgctggaagaaagcgcgcgaacctccattcggaggttctgacccctaactgacaacatgtacatagcactgttctgcactgtaaataatcagcactaaataaaagcatgaaaagacaacgctctgaggagtcgttactctagagtagccgctaccgcgcctgtgacaccacccttcatcagaagatcacagggtggtttacaatatgcAGTAGTTTTAGTTCCAAAACAAAAtgtgctctctttttcttttagtttACAAAGTCTTGCCACGttacaaatcttttaaaaaagaaactaaaTAAAACTGATTTTCATTCCAAATCAACACAGAAATGTTAAAGTTGCAGTCCTGTGTGTGCTTAcgtgagagtaagtcccattaaaataaatggaccTTCCTCCATAGGATTTGAGTATTCATTTAATTTAGATTAACTAAGGGTCTCCGCCGCTGGGAAGCTAAGTCTACTCTCCATTTcctagttgttttcctttttctgccCTCTCATTGTGTTAACTTACTTGAAATCAAATGTACAGAAAATAAAGCTGAAAAAGTTTTACAACCTTCAGAACCCAATATAGGGAGCAATTGTTTGCTGCTGTCCTAAGCCCACTTAATTTGGAGTAAGTCCTATTCACATTAAtggatcttacttctgagtaagtgttATGGGCAGGCAGCAAGCAGCCCTGAGCAACAGACTGGAgtgaacaaaatggctgcctggcTTGCCTAGTCAGTGTGTAACCAAGCATTAAACTGCAGTCAAACCCATTTAAAGggctggttttgacttataaagtcTTAAAAGACTCAGGACTTCCGATAGCTcaagaactgcctctccccatatgaacctacccagaccctgcaatcttAGGCCTTTCTTCGTGTGCCTTATCCACAAGGGGTCCAGAGGGTGGGAACATACATATACAttgcagcatatataaaaacatactaaaacatcaaacattaaaaacttcccaatacagggctgccttcagatgtcttctaaaagttaatgTAGTTCTTTATTTCGTTGACATCTaaagagagggtgttccacagggagggtgccactatcgagaaggccctctgcctggttccctgtaacttcgcttcttgcaatgagggaaccagcagaagacccttggaggaggacctcagtgtccaggttgaacaatgggggtggaggcactccttcaggtatactgggccaaggttgTTTACTGTAAATGAGTTTAGGATCTCATTTACAGGTGAatctcggaaaattagaatatcgtcgaaaagtgcatttatttcagtaatgcaacttattattttttctttttcttttaattttgacaaatgctttcttttggaaattccacagtaatcaaacaaatagttacagtaatctgaagaagtgtgcatgcacacgaaagctcataccaaaatataaacttagttggtctttaaggtgctactgaaggaatttttttatttttatttttttattttgcttcgacacagaccaacacggctacctacctgtaactatcactatgacatttcattaattacattccctttataattgacccgcctaacgacaaataatgacaatgacaacaaatcaaggcttgacatatcttgctttgcatgtcatgcatctatctcatagattggtttcaccttttaagtggcattactgaaataaatgcactttttgacgatattctaattttccgagtttcacttgtacaCTTCTGCAAATTTTTGTTCAATTTTGTGAACAAGTTTTCTATCTGCAGTCATGCTTGTAATGGATGTGACATGATTTGCACTTAGGTGTTTTGTTGATGCTTTATTAAAAATATCAATTAAGTAAGTGTAATTTTTTTCATACAGCAGGATTGATAAAATTTTCAATGTGAACTGTTTGCAAAGGAAATGATTTCTAATAGTTTAAAAAATGCTTGTGTTTCCTATAACGGATGTGACACTGTTATGTACCGGATATGACAAGCAATATACCAGTTTTCACCTATTATTTATTACTCAAGCCATCAATATTAATTGTAATACAAGAGATAAGTTAACATTAAACAAAAACTGAGTAAAAGTTGCATTAAACACTAACAAAAATATGAACCATAAAATATTGTCTCATGTAAGCTAACGAGTGAGGAAATTTTGTATTATTTCAAAATCATTTATCTTAAACTTATAActacatttattttaaacttaGTGTGAATGGAAGCAGTTCTTCTGATGGCCTTGGATCATCATTTGATGAACTACCATCTTCAGAAGGGTCACTGTACATATGTTCATTAGTCCTAGATGTCTCATAAAGTGTGATGCTAACTTGTAGCACCTCAGCATTTGCTGTTTTGATAACCAGTATATGATTTTCATCGTAAGGTTGAAAGTGGTGGGATGTTTGGATGCCAGTCACATTGGTGACATTATTCCACCTCTCATCAATAAATTGTGTGTCTGACTTCACTTTCTTTTGAGTAACGAACAAGATGTGCTTCTGTCAACTTTAACTTTTAGAAATACTGTAAAGGGGAAAATGAACATTGGGGTAAAAAAACAATGTTACAAGTCCTCATGCCTGCAGAGAAAAGCTATATTTCAcccatgtttttaatttttttctattaatAATTATCTTTTAACTTCTTGCATTGCATAGGTGCTGAACCTCTGAGGAAGCAGCCTCCGAAATTCTGGGTCAGGCCTCGTTTTGAACCCATACACTTTGTAGCTAGCAACACTCAAGATGGAGGAATGGAGCCACCTTCAGAGAACCAAGTGCAGGTGGCCAGTGAGAACATCACAACCCAGCAAATGCAAAACTATGCCGATCGGGTTTTCAGCAGCTTCAACATGCAGGATGGGGACACTCATTGTTCCAGTTCAGTGAGTTTAGGTTATGGAAGTAGCCAGGCTGGCCAGACACAAGCCAAAGTGGTTTCCAAAAACAAAGACTCTTCTGGTAGTGGTGTTGCAGCGGTTTCGGTGggggcttctcttctccaggccaccTCTGAAATGTTTCCCAAGTCAGTTCTAACAGCCAAGCAGTGTTTCATTAACAAACTTGTAATGGCAGTCCACAAGAGTCTTGCTAGCTTTGATGCTAGCAGTGGGACAGACAAAATTAACTACACTTACCTCTTGACACGGTCCATACAGGCTTGCAAGACAAACCCTGAGTATACTTATTCTCCCTTGAAAGATCTTTCCCCTGGGGATCTTCCCAAAAACAAGAAGCTCCTAAAAGATGGCTTTGCTTGTGAGGTGAGGTGCCAGAATGTGTATCTGACCACAGGGTATGCTGGCAGCAAAAACGGAtccagggaccgagcaacggaactAGCAGTGATGCTGCTGCAAAAGCCCGTGGAGGTTAAAGTTGCCCAGCGGAAGTTCAAGAACACCACCCAGAATGATTTAGTGCTGTGCGAGAGTGGCACATCTCCCCTTGAATTTCCGCCAGCCCTCAAGCAGCTAGATGACTTTATTGCTGCAATGAAAGAATGCACACCTGGACAGCCAACCACCAACGCACAGCAGGGTCCCAGTTTGGCCAAACATTGGACTAACTTTGTTCTCACAGAAAATGCCAGTGATGCCATTGGGATTCTGAACAATTCAGCTTCCTTTAACAAAATGACCATTGAATACAAATATGTCCTGATGCCAAACCGCTTGTGGCACTGCAGTGTCTATCTGCAGGACCACTTTTTAGCTGAAGGGTATGGCACAAAGAAAACCAGCAAGCATGCTGCGGCAGACGAGGCACTGAAAATTCTCCAGAAGACCCAGTCCAATGCTGGGGTCACCAAAGCAGTCCATGTTCAGAAAGTTGGTGATGCTGCCCGAGATTCTGCCAAGAAGAAGGATCTGAAGGACCTTGTCGTGTATGAGAACTCCATGAACCCTGTATGCACCCTGAACGACACAGCTCAATTCAACAAGATGACTGTGGA is part of the Zootoca vivipara chromosome W, rZooViv1.1, whole genome shotgun sequence genome and encodes:
- the LOC118084334 gene encoding NF-kappa-B-repressing factor-like, which gives rise to MASGGWTLPGEDSPSSQPPPPSQPEQPPPPQPTADAAAAAVEHDLEQWREKQENDWYWVLRRQFLLRNLPGYSDAAAFQKLLALSHAWTNHVFMGCRYGAKVMEKILHMAEGIDIGKMPSFELVPDPKATKRPYSLLDNSPSRSAEPLRKQPPKFWVRPRFEPIHFVASNTQDGGMEPPSENQVQVASENITTQQMQNYADRVFSSFNMQDGDTHCSSSVSLGYGSSQAGQTQAKVVSKNKDSSGSGVAAVSVGASLLQATSEMFPKSVLTAKQCFINKLVMAVHKSLASFDASSGTDKINYTYLLTRSIQACKTNPEYTYSPLKDLSPGDLPKNKKLLKDGFACEVRCQNVYLTTGYAGSKNGSRDRATELAVMLLQKPVEVKVAQRKFKNTTQNDLVLCESGTSPLEFPPALKQLDDFIAAMKECTPGQPTTNAQQGPSLAKHWTNFVLTENASDAIGILNNSASFNKMTIEYKYVLMPNRLWHCSVYLQDHFLAEGYGTKKTSKHAAADEALKILQKTQSNAGVTKAVHVQKVGDAARDSAKKKDLKDLVVYENSMNPVCTLNDTAQFNKMTVEYVFERMTGMRWKCKVMLENELIAESIGVKKTVKHVAAEEAVKILKKTQPTVVNNLKKGTIEDVISRNEICGRSAEEALKQQIKEDNIGNQILRKMGWTGGGLGKSGEGIREPIAVKEQFKREGLGLDIERELKITKKDIEQIIQNYAFSDSKIDLTFSTELTNDERKQIHQIAQKYGLKSKSHGQGRDRYLVVSRKRRKEELLDQLKQDGQVGHYELIMPQEK